In Halichondria panicea chromosome 5, odHalPani1.1, whole genome shotgun sequence, the genomic stretch CCACAAGAAAAGTACTGAAAAGTAGTTTCCCATGATGATTCATgagtctatacatgtacaagtaaacAGACTAGACCTTTTTACTCATGAATCATCATGGAATGACCTTTTTTAAAGTTGCTGTCAAGAGCTAAACTGCCCATCACTTTTAATAATCCTCTGAATATGGTGCAGCAGGAGCAGCACTGAAGAGAGTATAGTACAATTCAAATTTACTAAACACGCAGCGTTGATTAAATTTTAAACTAATTTTCAGTACTTTTCTTGTGGGAAGatatacaacataattattcattaaaGGTTGTACAGCttaacatatacatgtagtttacagggttttgcagaatctttgcaatatccacaaaaaagcgttttgcgttgagcgttccttataaggTTATCTGTGGTCAACCATAAAGTTGTAGATCTTAGTCAGCATGTCAACAATGCACTATTCCAAACAGTTGATGGATCAACTTGAAGATTCTCAGCAACACTTTGATAAGACAGTCCAAGCAGCTCTGTCTGATGCACTATTCTCCACCTTATATCCCCTTGGTCAGCTTTTTTCACAAGAAAAAgccattttgtttttgaattTTGCTTCCCAATCAGACTTGGCatttcaccacaatgtgtatatgacaccacaatgtgtaaacattagatatccatataaggaacacTCTACACCCTCTatttcaaagattctgcaaaaccctgtatggGAAGTTGCTGTCATGATTGATCATGAGGAAAGGTCTATATATAGTGTGAAaagaccacaaaaccacaacacaCTTAAGAGCCACCGCCTACTGCCTATCTGAGTATGACAACTGTTCTGCAAAGAGATTTTTTTTTCTCTTTAGCTGATTCTGTTGCTAACATTTCTCAGTCAATAACTTCTGGAGATCGGCTTTTGGAAATTCACAACCATGAGTTAGTATCTCATCCTGAAGATACTGTCTTCAAGTTGTGCCAATTTCTGAACATTGATTGCCCAAGAGATTATCTAAAATTGTGTGCAGCAAAAGTGTTTCCGAAAATATCGAGATCAAGATTTACTGTGGACTGGCCGGAAGAGATGAAGAAAATTGTGCAGAGCCATCTTGAACTGTATCCCTTTTTTTAACGATTATTCATTTGAAAGTTTAATGTAGTACCTTGTACGTAACTGCACATTAAAattaacgagtgttgcaagcgtgcacttactaatgcctctcgccatgttttagctttcgctcaaaagtattagagtgttatagaagaggtaaataatttgcaatgtgctttaattgtttcacaagaaaggggcgtccacagttaatagtgcatactgatcgtcttaaaattaatggcctgtagccaaacagtgggagcaaacctttgtcgaaggcatagtcagtagtctgtgagataagcAGAATTCAAccacagaaagtagtatctataacaagcagtctaaaaagagttatcagaaaaggttggtttgtggcttgccaggacctcaacaaagaagaCGAGTGTTgtaagcgtgcgcttgctaatgcctctcgccatgtttttgctttcgctcaaaagtattaagagtgttatagaagaggtaaataatttgcaatgtgctttgattgttttacaagaaaggggtgtccatgcacagttaatagtgcatACTGATCGTCATGGCCTGTGCGGATCCAGCCAAAAATGTATAGGGAGGTTATGAAACAAAAGCGCGCGCGCAAAATGTTTGACCAGGCCCCGTTCACGCCCACTTAATTGAAATTGTAAACGTGCACAAAGTATACTTACAAATCTACTGTCTACTACAGCTAGGTACCTtgtcatgtatacataatacatgtaaatgGTATGTGTGGAATGAATGTGTATTTAGTACTTAGTGTGTCCTGGACTTGTGCTCGTGTCAACAGATTCATAGTTCACAGCTTGTAAGTTAACTACATTCAGTTGCTCATTTAGCCACAGCAACACAAGTGTAGGTTGAGCTAGTTTTTGTTAGTGTTTAGGGGGGTTGCAACCCCTGAAACCCACCCCCTAGATCCGGGCCTGTCtggggttcaaaatggattctcttacatgtggtattgagcgcacatgcgcattacatccaggaataaggggttataattattaaagtacAGTTGTAATTTTGTTTTATCTACATGCTTTTTTTAGGCACCAATTGAACACTGTGTAGGTCGGCACTTATCACCATTCAAATTTCATGGCTGCATGGACTTAGTATACATTTCTATGGCTGTAATCTGAAACACATTCCATAACTGTACACAAGTATCTTTGTCTCTGTTACAGTGATAAACAAgactttataataattatgaaagttCAGTGTCTCAAATATAGTctattaactacatgtatatccgtTGTAGCGGTAATACTACTCAGTGAACGATATTATACATTAGTAATCTGTGGCAGCGTAGTGGTTACCTACTTTGGAAACAGTAGTGTTAACGTACGCAACAATCAGATTTACTCAGGGAATGCTACTCTCCTACCCCCTGAAGTTGTCTCAGGAGTGAAACTGTTTGTTCTATTCATTGGCTATCCCAGAAGTGGTCACAGTATTGTTGGGAGTCTGCTGGATGCTCATCCGAATGTCGTGGTCGCACATGAGCTTCACGTTTTTCGTTGGCTCTCACGATTAGATCTACAAAATTCAGAAGTGAAGGCTGATCTCTTCAATGAACTCTATGCAAACAGTTTCAACAATGTGTTTAGTGATGGAAAAAGAAGCGATAACAATAAAGGATACAATCTCACGATAGAAAACAGTTGGCAAGGACGGTACAGAGAGCGGATTGATGTAATTGGAAGCAAAAATGGTGGTGGAATGTCCAGGATGTACAGACATAATGCTAAGGACTTCAAACTTGCGTACAACCGACTGCATCAGTTTGCTTCCATCCCAATACGTTTCATTCACTGCGTACGTAATCCATTTGACGTCATCTCTACAATGGTGCTTTACAGAATACAGAAAAAAAGTAATCAAAAAGACTTGGTCCCCATTTCCAGAAAGTCACATCATGTATACAAAGATGTCAAACAACTTTCATCAGCTGCAGATTTTTTTTTCTCTTTAGCTGATTCTGTTGCTAACATTTCTCAGTCAATAACTTCTGGAGATCGGCTTTTGGAAATTCACAACCATGAGTTGGTATCTCATCCTGAAGATACTGTCTTCAAGTTGTGCCAATTTCTGAACATTGATTGCCCAAGAGATTATCTAAAATTGTGTGCAGCAAAAGTGTTTCCGGAAATATCAAAATCAAGATTTACTGTGGACTGGCCGGAAGAGATGAAGAAAATTGTGCAGAGCCGTCTTGAACTGTATCCCTTTTTTAAGGGTTATTCATTTGAAAGTTTAATGTAGTATCTTATACGtaactgcacataattatagctagattgATATTTATATGTGTCATTTATTGTGGCAGTGTTTTAATTGTTATGTGCATGATGCAGATTACAATCTGGTCCGGTGGTCCAATGTGAGTGGTGGACCTTGTATTAAAGTACAGTTTTATTGTTCAgtaattttgtttatctaCATGCTTTTTTTAGGCAccgattgaacactgtacatTGATAGttatggaataattatgtgtttctGGTTTAATACAGCCTTGATTTTTTTTATGCAGCCACCACGAAATTTGAATGGTGTCACCACTCACTACGATCACCATTAAGCTtattccataattattaagtgtaCATAACCTTAAAGTGCCATATTTTCGTTGgtattaatttcacaactttaGCAGAATTGGTGATCGTAGTGGATAATTAGagccgtttgtttcaaaattgttGATCATTAATCCAACTGCATGTAGCCGGTATTTTATTGAGCAATGTATTGTAATTaatgggaacgaggctagagaCACATTCGTCgctgaaataataattatgatcctcATCTATAGAAGTGGCATAGAGCCTGACACCCAAAGATTGCTCTAGTTAATTGTCACTCTTTCTTTGCCCAAAATCTTACATTCATGTTTTCAGCAGGCAAAAGTTACGGGGATGGACATGCCACACAAGCGTTAGGGCAGGGCGTTCGGAATCTGTTTGCTCCAACCCCAAACCATTGTTAAATCTTTAGTCTTTCATTATAAGGACCATAATTCAGCCACGAGTGTCTCTCTGCCTATCCTACGTCTAACCAGAGGAAGGTAGCCTCTAGAAAGGCGCCACTATAAATAGGTGTGGCCAAAGCCTAAAGCTTTGCATCATGGCAGCAGGCTGCATGCGTTTGTATACTCTGTAGTTTTAAAGACATCACTCTCACTCTCATTCttaaagttcaaaggtcacgAACTACCAAGTCTGAACTACCAAGTCTGAACTGCCAAGTGCGAACTGCCAAGTGCGAACGcgaactaccgtatagcgggtatatttcgagggtataaattttcgcggatggaccattacaaaggatttcgcggattttattttcgtggtctgagtgccagccttttggcgcatgcgcacatcaacatgcagctgtacctccacaccgttagcctcgaatccaggcctagcctatacggtgaggcacctcttattgtcgataggtgtggtcaataatactgaacacgcctactattcaataaagatataaattttcgtgggtataaattttcgcggtacaggacccgctatacggtatcaagtatgaactaccaactacgaACGCGAACTATCAACTatcaactgcgaactaccaactgcgaactagcctcgaatccaggccgattaaaatacgtattttaatcggcctggtctcgaggctaactgCGAACGTGAACTATCAAGTGTGAACTGTCAACTTAGAGtaacgctcagggccaccgtaggtTTGAAATGAGCCATAATTACGTAactgttcacgtgacaggtacttccgctctcgacattacagttgcaagaactcctcaaatccctgtatctatggtatagcccagttgttcgcctaaccgttataaaagcgaaaactcggcctgggagatcgaggctatgtacagtactgtaataGATGTCTAGCTACATTATTAGGTCTACCATACCCTGAGGGTCAAATTATGCTAGTTTAGCGCCCTATTATTCAATTGTGCTAGTTCCTAAAGTCTCCAAAAATTAAGTTGTCAAGCCCTACACTCTGTTTCTAGTCTCGCGGACCCAGACCCTGAATATATCGGCTGGTCCACGAGACTACTCTGTCTCAACCcctagccccccccccccccctatacaCCAACGTCACACAACATTTATAAGATTACAGCTGGAcaccaaatataattataggttgaTTCCATGCAGATCAAATTAAAAGAAATTGTGTCTGTACTAATACTCTGCCTCACATCATCACAAGGATACTGTCACTAATAAATGACACAATGTCATAGATAAATCAATTTTAGCTATGTGCagttacgtataattataaggtatTTCATTAAACTTTCAAATGAATAATCCGGGATACAGTTCAAGACAGCTCTGCACAATTTCATCTCTTCCGGGATCCGGCCAGTCAACAGTAAATCTTGATCTAGATATTTTCGGAAACACTTTTGCTGCACATAATCTCTTGGGCAATCAATATTCAGAAACTTGAACAACTTGAAGACAGTCTCTTTCAGGATGCATACCAACCCATGGTTGTGAATTTCCAAAAGCCGATCTCCAGAAGTTATTGACCGAGAAATGTTAGCAACAGAATCAGCTAAAGATAAAAAAGGTCTACAGCTGATGAACGTTGTTTGACTGAGATCTGGGCCATGCAAGTCTGTGCTCTCCGTAGTCTGTATTCTGTAAAGCACCATTGTagataattatgacgtcaAATGGATTACGTACGCAGTGAATGATTAGGATGGAAGCAAACTAATTCAGTCGGTTGTACGCAAGTTTGAAGTCCTTCTGTACATCCTGGACGTTCCACCACCATTTTTGTCTCCAATTACATCAATCTGCTCTCTGTACCGTCCTTGCCAAATTCTTCTATTGTGATATTGTAATTTTTGATGTACTAAACACGTTGAAACTGTTGCATAGAGTTCATTGAAAAGATCAGCCTTCACATCGATAGATTTTGTAGATCTAATCGTGAGAGCCAGCCAAGAATGTTAAGCACATGTGCCACCACGACATTCGGATGAACACCCAACTATACTGTGACCACTTTTTGGGGTAGCCGATGAACAGTTTCACTCCTGAGACAACTTCAgtagtggcgtaggaagcaatttcggggggggggctctataGTGTGGAAAAAAGTGTGCCTATCTACGGAGTGCAGCTTGATTCTACTTAATAACCTGGAGAGATCTGATGGGGGGCTCAAGCCCCTGGAGCCccccttcctacgccactgtttAGGGGGTAGGGGGGTATATTTAGCATTCCCTGAGTAAATCTTATGTTTCTGATTGTTGTGTACGTTAGCACTACTGTTTCCAAAGTAAGAGTTTTTGCTAACCACCACGCTGCCACAAATTACATATCGTTCACTGAGTAGTATTACAGCTACAATggtaataaataattatttgagacACTGAACTTTCTATGAAGTTTTGTTTATCACTGTAATAACATGGAAAAGAGACAAAGATACCAggtagcatgcatgtgtatagccTCATCATGTGTACAGTTATGGAATGTGTTTCAGATTACAGCCATAGAAATGTATACTAGAGTCCATGCAGCCACGAAATTGAATGGTGATCATAGTGCTGACCTCTTTAATACACACAGTGTTCAATTGGTGCCTAAAAAAAGCATGTAGATtctaaataataaattattgttcaaAAACTGAACAATCAAATTGTTAAAACTGTACTTACATGTCTGCCTCACATAACAATTAAGATGCTGTcacaactagtgttcaagctggcgctgtgctaatgcctctcgccatgtttttgctttcgctcaaaagtatagaagagaaagtatagaagaggaaaaagtgtataaaataatctgtctaaaactgacttgcaattgtataattatggtatcattgttgtgttttgtggctgcttataccaggacctcaaggatctaggaagcaacaaagaagaagattttgttttcaattaattataagcggaagtgcataattatttcataaagttagcttatctatataaagtcactgagaagaaaagacttattacatgcatctattgttgtattatgtggctttaataccaggacctcaagaaagaagaaaattggatctgtagttcatgcagagtataattataatatttaagaagaaaagacttgtgtacatacatattgttatctatagtagtgttttgtggcttaccaggccctcaagaaaaatatgattctgccaggaggatctggatctggggaatgagcgcgcatgcgcattacatccataggaataattaaagggtgtgtccaaagagatcaatttcacaaatgcctactgctagctagctgttttaacaggtattttctgagtcttgtagctaacaaaaagctagcgctttagtgcaaggctaactcatatgttgaatagaaagtttgtgtggacagatgatgctatgaaagattctgaagagactgcaacagccttcaatgtgagtcaaactagccataactcgagaaagaagctttagtttgctaatccacgaatcaaaatccaagagaacgtggctagaagcctatagaagctgttagtttttgtcgcattgcaaccgttgagcagttacagctggaacagacacacagacacacacacacacagtcagctttaccgtatccctcgtgcggctacgcctcgaggcataataaattacacataataattatagatatagatctatacgtagctataattatgtgcagttaCGTTAAGGTATTACATTAAACTTTCAAATGAATAACCCTTAAAAAAGGGATACAGTTCAAGACGGCTCTGCACCATTTTCTTCATCTCTTCCGGCCAGTCCATAGTAAATCTTGATCTTGATATTTTCGGAAACACTTTTGCTGCACACAATTTTAGATAATCTCTTGGGCAATCAATGTTCAGAAATTGGCACAACTTGAAGACCCTATCTTCAGGATGAGATACCAACTCATGGTTGTGAATTTCCAAAAGCCGATTTCCAGAAGTTATTGACTGAGAAATGTTAGCAACAGAATCAGCTAAAGAGAAAAAAAGGTCTGCAGCTGATGAAAGTTGTTGGACGTCTTTGTATACATGACGTGACTTTCTGGAAATGGGGACCAAGTCTTTTTGAATTCTTGTGCTCTGTATTCTGTAAAGCACCATTGTAGAGATGACGTCAAATGGATTACGTACGCAGTGAATGAAACGTATTAGGATGGAAGCAAACTGATGCAGTCGGTTGTACGCAAGTTTGAAGTCCTTAGCATTATCTCTGTACATCCTGGACGTTCCACCACCATTTTTGTCTCCAATTACATCAATCCGCTCTCTGTACCGTCCTTGCCAACTGTTTTCTATCGTGAGATTGTATCCTTTATTGTTATCGCTTCTTTTTCCATCACTAAACACATTGTTGAAACTGTTTGCATAGAGTTCATTGAAGAGATCAGCCTTCACTTCTGAATTTTGTAGATCTAATCGTGAGAGCCAACGAAGAACGTTAAGCTCATGTGCCACCACGACATTCGGATAGAGTTCATTGAAGAGATCAGCCTTCACTTCTGAATTTTGTAGATCTAATCGTGAGAGCCAACGAAGAACGTTAAGCTCATGTGCCACCACGACATTCGGATGAGCATCCAGCAGACTCCCAACTATACTGTGACCACTCCTGAAGTATCCTATGAATAACAAACAGTTTCACTCCTGAGACAACTTCAGGGGGTATAGGGGAGTAGCATGATAATGCTAAGGACTTCAAACTTGTGTACAACCGACTGAATCAGTTTGCTTCCATCCCAATACGTTTCATTCACTATGTACGTAATCCATTTGACGTCATCTCTACAATAGTAGAATAGAGACCACAAAAATTCAAAAAGACCTGGTCCCCAATCTCAGAAAGTCGCGTCGTATATACAAAGATGTCACAGTTAAACAACGTTCATCAGCTGCAGATCTTTTTTTGTCTTTAGCTGATTCTGTTTGCTAACATTTCTCAGTCAATAACTTCTGGAGATCGGCTTTTGGAAATTCACAACCATGAGTTGGTATCTCATCCTGAAGATACTGTCTTCAAGTTGTGCCAATTTCTGAACATTGATTGCCCAAGAGATTATCTAAAATTGTGTGCAGCAAAAGTGTTTCCGAAAATATCAAGATCAAGATTTACTGTGGACTGCATGGCTAGAAGAGATGAAGAAAATTGTGCAGAGCCGTCTTGAACTGTATCCCTTTTTTAAGGATTATTCATTTGAAAGTTTAATGTAGTACCTTGTACGtaactgcacataattatagctaaaattaacgagtgttgcaagcgtgcacttgctaatgcctctcgccatgttttagctttcgctcaaaagtattagagtgttatagaagaggtaaataatttgcaatgtgctttaattgtttcacaagaaaggggtgtccacaatTAATAGTgcatggcctgtagccaaacagtgggagcaaacctttgtcgaAGGCATAGTCAGTGGTCTGTGAGATAAGCAGAATTCAAccacagaaagtagtatctataacaagcagtctaaaaagagttatcagaaaaggttggtttgtggcttaccaggacctcaacaaagaagaCGAGTGTTgtaagcgtgcgcttgctaatgcctctcgccatgtttttgcttttgctcaaaagattagagtgttatagaagaggtaaataatttgcaatgtgctttgattgttttacaagaaaggggtgtccatgcacagttaatagtgcatACTGATCGTCATGGCCTGTGCAGATCCAGCCAAAAATGTATAGGGAGGTTATGAAACAAAAGCGCACACCCAAAATGTTTGACCAGGCCCCCGTTCACGCCCACTTAATTGAAATTGATATCATAGTAAACGTGCACAAAGTATACTTACAAATCTACTGTCTACTACAGCTAGGTACCTtgtcatgtatacataatacatgtgaatggtgcatgtgtgtggaaTGAAAATTATTGTGTATTTACAACTTAGTGTGTCCTGGACTTGTGCTCGTGTCAACAGATTCATAGTTCACAGCTTGTAAGTTAACTACATTCAGTTGCTCATTAGCCACAAGCAACACACTTAACCTACACTTGTAGGTTGAGCTAGTTTTTGTTAGTGTTTAGGGGGGTTGCAACCCCTGAAACCCACCCCCTAGATCCGGGCCTGTCtggggttcaaaatggattatcttacacgtggtattgagcgcacatgcgcattacatccaggaataaggggttataattattaaagtacAGTTGTAATTTTGTTTTATCTACATGCTTTTTTTAGACACCAATTGAACACTGTGTAGGTCGGCACTTATCACCATTCAAATTTCATGACTTTAGTATACATTTCTATGGCTGTAATCTGAAACACATTCCATAACTGTACACAAGTATCTTTGTCTCTGTTACAGTGATAAACAAGactttgtaataattatgaaagttCAGTGTCTCAAATATAGTTtattaactacatgtatatccgtTGTAGCGGTAATACTACTCAGTGAACGATATTATACATTAGTAATCTGTGGCAGCGTAGTGGTTACCTACTTTGGAAACAGTAGTGTTAACGTACACAACAATCAGATTTACTCAGGGAATGCTATTCTCCTACCCCCTGAAGTTGTCTCAGGAGTGAAACTGTTTGTTCTATTCATCGGCTATCCCAGAAGTGGTCACAGTATTGTTGGGAGTCTGCTGGATGCTCATCCGAATGTCGTGGTCGCACATGAGCTTAACGTTCTTCGTTGGCTCTCACGATTAGATCTACAAAATTCAGAAGTGAAGGCTGATCTCTTCAATAAACTGTATGCAAACAGTTTCAACAATGTGTTTAGTGATGGAACAAGAAGCAATAACAAAAAAGGATACAATCTCACGATAGAAAACAGTTGGCAAGGACGGTACAGAGAGCGAATTGATGTAATTGGAGACAAAAGGGGTGGTGGAACGTCCAGGATGTACAGAGATAATGCTAAGGACTTCAAACTTGCGTACAACCGACTGCATCAGTTTGCTTCCATCCCAATACGTTTCATTCACTGTGTACGTAATCCATTTGACGTCATATCTACAATGGTGCTTTACAGTATACAGAAAAAAAGTAATCAAAAAGACTTGGTCCCCATTTCCAGAAAGTCACGTCATGTATACAAAGATGTCAAACAACTTTCATCAGCTGCAGACAATTTTTTCTCTTTAGCTGATTCTGTTGCTAACATTTCTCGGTCAATAACTTCTGGAGATCGGCTTTTGGAAATTCACAACCATGAGTTGGTATCTCATCCTGAAGATACTGTCTTCAAGTTGTGCCAATTTCTGAACATTGATTGCCCAAGAGATCATCTAAAATTGTGTGCAGCAAAAGTGTTTCCGAAAATATCAAAATCAAGATTTACTGTGGACTGGCCGGAAGAGATGAAGAAAATTGTGCAGAGCCGTCTTGAACTGTATCCCTTTTTTAAGGGTTATTCATTTGAAAGTTTAATGTAGTATCTTATACGtaactgcacataattatagctagatctatatttaTATGTGTCATTTATTGTGGCAGTGTTTTAATTGTTATGTGCATGAGGCAGATTACAATCTGGTCCGGTGGTCCAATGTGAGTGGTGGACCTTGTATTAAAGTACAGTTTTATTGTTCAgtaattttgtttatctaCATGCTTTTTTTAGGCACCGATTGAACACTGTGTGCATTAATAGttatggaataattatgtgtttctGGTTTAATACAGCCttgatttttttttatgcagCCACCACGAAATTTGAATGGTGTCACCACTCACTACGATCACCATTAAGCTtattccataattattaagtgtaCACCATATTTTCGTTGgtattaatttcacaactttaGCAGAATTGGTGATCGTAGTGGATAATTAGagccgt encodes the following:
- the LOC135336321 gene encoding uncharacterized protein LOC135336321; its protein translation is CLLFIGYFRSGHSIVGSLLDAHPNVVVAHELNVLRWLSRLDLQNSEVKADLFNELYPNVVVAHELNVLRWLSRLDLQNSEVKADLFNELYANSFNNVFSDGKRSDNNKGYNLTIENSWQGRYRERIDVIGDKNGGGTSRMYRDNAKDFKLAYNRLHQFASILIRFIHCVRNPFDVISTMVLYRIQSTRIQKDLVPISRKSRHVYKDVQQLSSAADLFFSLADSVANISQSITSGNRLLEIHNHELVSHPEDRVFKLCQFLNIDCPRDYLKLCAAKVFPKISRSRFTMDWPEEMKKMVQSRLELYPFFKGYSFESLM
- the LOC135336720 gene encoding uncharacterized protein LOC135336720 translates to MKVQCLKYSLLTTCISVVAVILLSERYYTLVICGSVVVTYFGNSSVNVRNNQIYSGNATLLPPEVVSGVKLFVLFIGYPRSGHSIVGSLLDAHPNVVVAHELHVFRWLSRLDLQNSEVKADLFNELYANSFNNVFSDGKRSDNNKGYNLTIENSWQGRYRERIDVIGSKNGGGMSRMYRHNAKDFKLAYNRLHQFASIPIRFIHCVRNPFDVISTMVLYRIQKKSNQKDLVPISRKSHHVYKDVKQLSSAADFFFSLADSVANISQSITSGDRLLEIHNHELVSHPEDTVFKLCQFLNIDCPRDYLKLCAAKVFPEISKSRFTVDWPEEMKKIVQSRLELYPFFKGYSFESLM